In Monodelphis domestica isolate mMonDom1 chromosome 1, mMonDom1.pri, whole genome shotgun sequence, the sequence GGTGGCTTGCAAATACTTAACCCTGAGTGGAGATGTTTATCAGCATCCAGGGCTTTGGGTGCAAGCCCTGGGACATCcctcagaggaaaaagaaagcattttgccCTCTCTGGAagtttgcttctattttcttttaaaaatggcaccataaaatacatttttttttaaggggaggGAGCCTGTTTTATCAACCTGCAATCCCGGGGAGTGCGCCGATTGCTTTTCCATCTGCCCTCCCTTGAAGGCTTTCATCAGGCGGCAGAAGCAATGCTCCCTTCCCCAGGCCGAGGGAGGCAGGGCCAAATGCAATTTCACCGACTTTCCGAAGACAGACGGGAGGGTGGCCCAGGAATTTTTATTTCCTGTATTGGGGGGTTAAGCTAAAGCCGAGCCGCCCACTTTAGAAGGGGAGGGGGATGCTTAAACCAATGCCTAGATGTGGGGCATTTGGAACGCGGCCGGGAAATGTCCTCAGTGGTCCGTCCACCCCTGGCTGACTGTAACTGGATCCAAAAGCATTCCTCTAACACATTCCTAGGCCCAcaagggggatggggagggagggggatagGCAGAGCCATCATTTACACCTGTGAGCAGAAACAGCCTAATCAAGCTGTGGAAGCCCGGCCGCTCGGGAGTCTGCCGGAGAAAGACGTTGAAAAGTTGAACTCCGCTCCAAAAAAAGGATGCCTCCCCGAGCGCCCCATTTCAGGGACGAAGTTCGTTCGGGGGAAGAAGACGGCTTTCCAGCCCGCTTCGGAAGGAAGGACGCGGAGGGTTCGTCCCTTTTACAGGTGACTGGACGAATAGGGGGAAAGGACACAAAGGCTTTACACAATCCGACGGCCGAAGTGGGGGGGGGACCCTCCTTTTCCCTAAACTGTGGAGATTTCGGGGAAGGAAGGCTCAGGCTGCCAGAGTCCGCTAAAGAGCACGGGAAGGACTTCGGTCCCCGCGAGCAGAAGCCGGAGCCCTGGGGGCAGACCTGGGGCACGAGGCATCCGAGCCCTGGCTCAGCGCCTCACGCTGCGTGCCTGCCCCTGGGCGAGTCTTGGGATTATTCTCGCTTGTCAAAGGGAAGGCTGGGCGAGGCGCTCGCTCTCCAGCCCGGAGCTGCCACCCCCAGGTCCTCCTTACCCGGCACTTGCGCCCATCCACCGTCTCCTCATCGAAGCCCTCTCCGACCTTGAAGTTGATCTCGGTGGTGCGCACGGTAGTGGCCGTCTTGATGTAGAACCGGTCCCCGTCCTGGCGGATCTCCACGTGCGGCTTGGAGGCTGCGGCCACGGCCACCTTCCTCAGCATGGCATTCACACCTGGCCGGGGAGggcaaggaggaggaggacaggGCTCCGCTCAGTGTGGCAGCCGGAGAAGGGGGGCAGCAGCCCCGTTATCACTGGCACAGAGCCCGGGAGCGAAAGGGCGGTCCGGGCCACACGGGGCTACCCCTGGGTGGGGCGCTGCCCCCGAACCCCTCTCCAGGCCCTGCGCTCCCGCCCGGGGTGAAGGGGATACCCACCCACTCCCCAGCCGGGTCCGGCTTACCCAGAGCTTTGAGGAGCTCGTCGAAATTCTCGCTGCTGCGCATCTTCCAGGTGCCAGCGAAGTTGGGCATGGTGTCGAGCTGGGTGAGAGTCCGGGGCACTATCGGAGAGAGGAAGCGCTCGCAGTGAGCGAAATGCGGGACTGCTCCCGGCCCTGCCCAGCGCCTGAGTCATTAGCTGAGCGCCCCCACCCCCCGCCCGCCCCTGCCCCCGCCCCCTACCCCCCACTAAGCTGCCGCCCGCCCCGCCCCCTCTCTCCCGCAGGGCGGGGGCACTCGCGAGCTgcgtgaccctggccaagtcccgaagcgctcagtgcctcagtttctctgactGCAAGAGGAGGGAGTTGGTGCTGATGCCCACTaggatctctcccagctctaactcAAAGATG encodes:
- the CRABP1 gene encoding cellular retinoic acid-binding protein 1 yields the protein MPTASSHPWARAPGCWGREAKLLPRTLTQLDTMPNFAGTWKMRSSENFDELLKALGVNAMLRKVAVAAASKPHVEIRQDGDRFYIKTATTVRTTEINFKVGEGFDEETVDGRKCRSLPTWENENKIYCTQTLVEGDGPKTYWTRELANDELILTFGADDVVCTRIYVRE